CTACCGGGCCAAGAAGCTCCTGCTCGGCCCGCCGCTGAAGACCTCGCAGCTGGCCCACGAGCGGATCTCCAAGCGGGTCGCGCTGGCGGTGTTCTCCTCCGACCCGATCTCCTCGACCGCCTATGCCACCGAGGAGATGCTGCTGGTGCTGGTGGTCGCGGGCGCGGCGGCGATCGGGCTGGCCCTGCCGGTGGCCCTGGCCATCGTCGCCCTGCTGGCCCTGCTGGTGGTCTCCTACCGCCAGGTGGTCGACGCCTACCCCTCGGCCGGCGGGGCGTACGTGGTCAGCCGGGACAACTTCGGCAACGTCACCGCCGCCGTGGCCGGGGCGGCCCTGCTGATCGACTACGTGCTGACGGTGGCCGTCAGCGTGACCAGCGGCGTCGCCGCCATGGCATCGGTCTGGCCCGACCAGCTGGGCCCGCTCCGGGTCGAGCTGTCGGTCGCCTTCGTGGTCCTGCTCGCCTGGGGCAACCTGCGCGGCATCCGCGAGGCGGGCCGGATCTTCGCCATCCCCACCTACGTGTACGTGGTCGCCGTCGGGGTCATGATCGCGGTCGGCGTGTGGCGGCTGGCCAGCGGCGACATCGAGCCGATCCGCCACACCACCGGGGAGGCCGGCCTGCTCCACTCCGGCGGCGCCGTGGGGGCCGTGACCTTGTTCCTGATCTTGCGCGCCTTCGCCTCGGGCACGACCGCCCTCACCGGGGTCGAGGCCATCTCCAACGGGGTCTCGGCCTTCCGGGCCCCGGAGGCGGTCAACGCCAAGAAGACCCTGATGATGATGGCGGCGATCATGGGGACCCTGTTCTGTGGCATCACCTACCTGGCCGTGCGGCTGGAGGCGCTGCCCTTCTCCAGCGGCTACCCGACGGTCATCTCCCAGATCGCCCGGCAGGTCCTGGGCGGCGGGCCGGCGTTTCTCCTCGTCCAGGCGGCCACCCTGCTCATCCTGGTGCTGGCGGCCAACACCGCCTTCTCCGGGTTCCCCCTGCTGGCCAGCTTCGCCTCCGGCGACGCCCTGCTGCCCCGCCAGCTGCGCAAGCGCGGCCACCGGCTGGTCTACTCCAACGGCATCCTCGCCCTGGCGGCGGTGGCCATCTTCCTGATCGTGGTCTTCCAGGCCGACACCCACTCGCTGATCCCGCTGTACGCGGTGGGGGTGGTGACCTCCTTCACCCTCGCCCAGGCGGGCATGACCCGCCGCCACCTGCGGCTGCGCGAGCCGGGCTGGTGCGGCGGCGTCCTGATCAACGGGGTCGGGGCCGCCGTGACCCTGGTCGCCCTGGTGGTCATCGTCGTCGGCAAGTTCGCCGAGGGCGCCTGGATGGTCGTGATCGCCATCCCGCTGCTGGTCTGGCTGCTGCTCCGCATCCAGCGGACCTACGGCCGCGAGCTGGCCCAGCTGAAGGTCCAGGTGAGCCAGCGCCTGGCCCCGCCCAAGCCCCGCCACGAGGTGGTGGTGCTGATCGAGGACCTCGACCAGGCCACCATCGGCGCCCTCCAGTACGCCCGCCAGCTCAACCCGCTCAGCATCACCGCCCTGCACGTCGCCGTCGACCCCGACCACGCCCGCGAGCTGGGCCGGCTGTGGTCGAAGGTCCAGATCCCGTTCCCGCTGGAGCTG
The genomic region above belongs to Actinomycetota bacterium and contains:
- a CDS encoding APC family permease; translated protein: MSIPYQSSGYRAKKLLLGPPLKTSQLAHERISKRVALAVFSSDPISSTAYATEEMLLVLVVAGAAAIGLALPVALAIVALLALLVVSYRQVVDAYPSAGGAYVVSRDNFGNVTAAVAGAALLIDYVLTVAVSVTSGVAAMASVWPDQLGPLRVELSVAFVVLLAWGNLRGIREAGRIFAIPTYVYVVAVGVMIAVGVWRLASGDIEPIRHTTGEAGLLHSGGAVGAVTLFLILRAFASGTTALTGVEAISNGVSAFRAPEAVNAKKTLMMMAAIMGTLFCGITYLAVRLEALPFSSGYPTVISQIARQVLGGGPAFLLVQAATLLILVLAANTAFSGFPLLASFASGDALLPRQLRKRGHRLVYSNGILALAAVAIFLIVVFQADTHSLIPLYAVGVVTSFTLAQAGMTRRHLRLREPGWCGGVLINGVGAAVTLVALVVIVVGKFAEGAWMVVIAIPLLVWLLLRIQRTYGRELAQLKVQVSQRLAPPKPRHEVVVLIEDLDQATIGALQYARQLNPLSITALHVAVDPDHARELGRLWSKVQIPFPLELVDAPDRNLLATVEEAIAERVRPDTEVTVLVPRRRYVGFWRRVLHDQTSAGLTKVLGSMENVNVTIVPFHLASQPEPFAVKARTARRRPARPRAGPASRPWPGRPGPAAGRCWPRRNGRPRPPGRS